Genomic segment of Desulfobacteraceae bacterium:
AGGTAATCGTCGGCGCCGGCCTCCAGCCCTTTGATCATATCGGACTTGTCGTCCCGGGCGGTCAAAAGTACCACGAAGACGTAGCCTGGACGGGACCCGCCGCGGATCCAGCGGCACAGTTCGAGGCCGTCCAGCTCGGGCATCATCCAGTCCGTCAGAACGAACGGGAAATAGCGTTTTTCCAGGATTTCGAGTGCCTGACGACCGTTTTCGACCGCCACGACCTCGTAGCCGGCCTTGGTCAAGGTCTTCACCAGACGCAGGCGCGACACCGGCTGGTCTTCCACCACCAGGACCGGAAAATGGGACGACGGCGACTCGGTTTGCTCAAGTGGACTGCTCACCAACAACTCCTTTTGCTTCATCTTCTGGCTGATAGGTATCGGCCCGGGTCGCGGATTCCTTTAGACGGGCCGGGGCTGTGGACCGCAGCGCCACAGGCGCGGGCGGCGGTGGCAAAGCCTTTTGATTCGAAAGGTTTTAGGAAATGTGATCTATGCGCCATTTCCCTGTTTTCTCGGCGCTCTCTGCGTCTGGAGCGCAGCGGGCGGTGCAAACCATAGGAGAAAGGAAGGCTGAACCGGCTGAAAATGCCGCGGCGGCCGTGGCTTTGACGGAGGGTTGGCGAGCGCCTGGAAAACAGGACAACCCCCGCGGCTGCCTGAGCAAGGCGGCCGCGGGGCGTCAAAAGTCGGGGGCTACTGAGCGAAAACCTTCTGCAGCAAATCCCTCACAAGGGCTGCGGGATCCTGCCGGATGCGGGCTTCCACCTGGGCCAGCCCATGGCGGGACCGATCGGTGACGCAGCGGTCGAGATCGAAGCCCAGGGGATCGGTGAAGGGAAAGCGTTGGATCAGGATGCCTCCGCCGCCTGCCAGTTGCGCCAGGCCAGGCGGGCCTCCCGGGTGAGCGCCTCCCCGGAGCGGTAGCGGGGTGAAAAATGGAAAAAGGTCACCTGCCGGGCCCCCGCCCGCCCGGCGATTTCGCCGGCCTGGCGGGCGGTCAGGTGAAATTTTTCACGGGCTTTCAGCCGCTCCGCGTCCAAAAAGGCCGCCTCGATAAACAGATGATCGGCCCCTGTCGCCAGGGCCAGGATCTTTTCGATATTCCCAGGGCTGTAGACCGCATCGGCAACGTAGGCGATTTTCTGCCCGGGGGAGTTCACCGCGATTTCGGCGGCAAGAACCCCCAGGGCAAACAGCCGCGGGCGCCCCCCGGCAAACCGGGAGGGAACCTCGAAGACCGAGGCCAGATCCTGCCGGCAAAAAAGCGCCTTTTTGAAACCCTGGAGCCAATCCCCCGGGGTCAGCCCCAGGGCCTCCAGCCGGTCCCGGCGGATGTTGATGTGGAATTGTTCCTGGAGGGCAAAGGCCAGCGATGGAATGCGATGATCCAGGGCCGCTGCGGTGACGGTCAGCCCCGGTTCCATCAGCAACGTGCCGTCAAAAGGGCTGCGCTCGGCCACCGGGCCCGGGCGGAAACCGTCCTGCACCCGGTAACGGCGTGTCAGCAGCGCCTGGGGATGGACCTCGCTGACCTCCAGGACAAACCGGTTGGTGTAATGACCGACCAGATTCCAGGTGTAGCCGGAGAGTTTACCCTCCACATTGGCCAAAAATCCGGGCGGACCGAAGAGGCAGAGGTGTTTTTCGCGACCGAGAAACAGCCGCAGGAGATGGTCAAAGCCAATGAAGTGGTCCATGTGGGTGTGGGATACGAAGGCGTGGCTGATCTTGAGGGCCTCGCGCGGGGCGAGGGCGTGAAGGTCCCCCAGATCGAAGAGGAAGGCGCGCTTTTGGAGCAGAAAGGGGATAAAGAGGGCTGGATCGTCGAAGGGGCCGTTGACCAGCCGGGGGTGAAATGAGGGGCGCATGCACTCAGGGGAGGTGTTTGCTCACCTGATGATGAATGCAGGCGTAGATCTCATCGTCGGAACCGTAGATGTCCACAATGTCTTTGTCGTTGATCAATTTTTCGATGACAAAGGCCGTCACGTAGAGGCTGACCACGTGGGGCTGCGCCACCAGGCGGCGGAAAGGCGCGATCTGGTAATCGATGTCGAAGTCATCCGCGTTGGTGAGGGTTTCGAGACATTTGTGGATGCGTTCCTGAAGGCTGTTTTTGTTGTGGGTTTCCACCAGCTCGTTTTCCACCAGCTTACTGGCGATGCCGTTGGCCAATTGATCGATGCAGTCCCGCACGCTTTGAATCGCCCGCCGGCGGGCAAACTCCTTTGAGGACTCGATCTTGGATAGGATGCTGGATTCTCGGGTGCTGGGTCGAAAAACTTTCGCCATTGCTGATTCCCTTCTGTGCCGCCGCGCCGACGCCCGGGTTTCAAGAGGCGCCGCCCCTTGCAAAGGGGTTGTCTGGAAGCCCCCACAAAAGATAATTTTTGTTTTATTGACAGAGAGTTATGGAATTACTTGACCACCTTTCCGGGCATAATAATGGCAGGAATTTCCGATTGCAAGCAAAATGTTCAGATCTCCTCAATTAACAACTGCAGGGTGCGGCTGCCGTTCCAGCGGTTCCAGCGCAGCCGGTAGGCCATTCGCGGGAAAAAATCGGGTTGGCGCTGCTGCGGATCGATGTTGAACTGGATCGCCGCCAGCCGGCTGCCCGCCTCAGGGCCGGACTGCTGCAGCACCATCCGGCGATGGCGCCGGCCGACGATTTGACTGGACTTGACGACCACATCCCGCGCCATGAAAAGGGGTTCCAGGTTGCCGACGCCAAAAGGCTTTAAGATCTCGAGACCGTCGATCAGGGCCTCCGTGACGGCGTTCAGGGGCAATTCACAGTCCAGCTGCACCTGCGGCCGGAGCAGGTCGCAGTCGGTGGTCGCGGTCACGACGCTTTCCAGGGCCTGGGCAAATCGGTCGATATTGCAGCTTTTGAGGCTCAGGCCCGCCGCCAGGGCATGCCCGCCGAAGGTCTCCAGGTGAGCCTGGCAGGTGGCCAAACCCTCGGCCAGGTCAACTCCCGGCAGGCTGCGGGCGGACCCCTTGGCGAGACCGTCGCGCACCGACAGCACCACCGCGGGCATGCAGAAGCGCCGGACCAGGCGCGCGGCCACGATCCCCAGGACACCCTCGGGCCAGCCGTTGCCGTGCACGATTAGGGTTCGCCGCGAGAGGGCGGCGGGGTCGGTTTCCAGGCGCCGCAGAATTTCTTCAAAAACCTGGCTTTCAATCTGCTGCCGACTGCTGTTCAGATTGTTCAGGGTTTCGGCCAGGCGCCGGGCATCCTCCGCCCCGTCGGCGCACAGCAGGGACACCGCCTGGCGGGCGTGAGCCATGCGGCCGGCGGCGTTCAGGCGGGGGGCCAGCTTGAAGGCCAGGTCCTCGGCCTCCAGCCTGCCGGCATCCCGGCTGCAGCTCTCCACCAGGGCGTGCAGGCCCAACCTGCGACCGTGGTTGATCATCTCCAGGCCGGCGCGGGTGAGCACCCGGTTTTCGCCCTGCAGGGGCACCACGTCGGCCACGGTGCCGAGCGCCACCAGGTCGCAGGCCGTTTTCAGGTTGGGTTCCGGGCGGCCCTGCCAGTGTCCCTGCGCCCGCAGCCGCTGGCGCAAGGCCGCGGCCAGGTAGAAGGCAACGCCCACACCGGAGAGATGCTCCAGGCCCGCGCCGCAGTCCTGCCGTTTGGGATTCACGAACGCATCCGCCTCGGGGTAAGGCGGCGCAACGCTGTGGTGGTCGGTGATCACCACGCCGATACCGCAGCTTCTGGCGGCCTGCACCGCGGCATGACTGCCGGAGCCGCAGTCGACGGTGACGATCAGCCCAATGTCACGGCCGCGGGCATACTCCGTCACGTGAGCCGGCTGCAGCCCGTAGCCTTCGCGAACCCGGTGGGGAATGTAGTAGGTCGCCTCGGCTCCGGCCTGTGTCAGGAACTCCAGCAGCATGACCGTGGCGGTCACACCGTCCACATCGTAGTCGCCGAAGACCAGAATCCGCTGCCCCTGGTGGATGGCCTGGACGATGCGCTCCACCGCCGCGGACATCCCGGCCAGGCTGTGGGGGGGGCGCAGTTGATCCAGGCCGGAATTCAAAAAGCGGTGCACCGCCTCCTCGCTTTCCAGACGGCGGTTGACCAGAATGGTGGCGATGATCGGGTCAAGATCGAAGGCCGCGGCGATACGGTCGACCGCCCGGGGCTCGGCTGACAAAACGCTCCAGTGCTTTTCCATGCCCCGGTCATAGCCGATTCCAGGATGGGGGACAACCCCGATTTTGACGGCCGCCGCCTCCCCCTGGTTTCCCCGCCAGGGGCCACGTTCTTTGGGCGCAGTCCCCGTAAAATACGGATTTTTGATTGAAATCTCTCGAAGGATGGTGATAGTTTTAAAAGATTGAAGGAATGAGAAACCAAATGACGCCGCTTGAGACCACCACCCGAATCTTGCGAATCGATCGCCGCAACATCGCCTTTCTGAAATTTGTGCTGGAAGCCTATGAGGGCATCGCCGTTCTCACCACCCTGGAGCGGGACTCGGGCACGGTTCGGCTGGCGATCGCGCCGGGCTGCGAGGGGGAGGTGGCGGCGGTTTTAAACGACCTGTCCCCGACGATCCGGATGGAGCCGCGCGAAACCCCCGCCGGCGCCCATGGAAGCGTGGAGCGGTCTTTTGCCCAACCCAAACGAACCCGATGAAAACCAAGAGCCTCTACATCCACACCATCGGCTGTCAGATGAACGTCTACGATGCCGAAAAAATGGCCGCCGGCCTGCAAGCCCTGCATTACCTTCCGGCGGCGTCGGCCGAAGAAGCCGACCTGATCCTCTTGAACACCTGCGCCATCCGCGAGAAGGCCGAGCAGAAGGTCTTCAGCTACCTGGGCCGCCTGGCCCCCCTCAAAAGCTGCAATCCCCGCCTGATCGTCGCCGTGGGCGGCTGTGTGGCCCAGCAGGAGGGCCGCCGCATCCTGGAGCGGATGCCCCACGTGGACCTGGTTTTCGGGACCCACGCCATCGGACGGCTGCCGGCCCTGGTGGACAAAATCGAGCGGGAGCGCTGCCGCCTGGCAGACGTCGCCATGACCGCGGACTTCATGGAGACCGACCCAGGCACCGCCACGGTGATCCCCGGGGGTGTGACGCGGTTTGTCACCATCATGCAGGGCTGCGATAATTACTGCACTTACTGCGTGGTTCCCTACGTCCGGGGGCGTGAGGCCAGCCGGGCGCCGGAGCGGATCGTCGCCGAGATCGAAGCCCTGGTCGCCGCCGGCGTGCGCGAGGTGACCCTCCTCGGACAAAATGTCAACAGCTACGGGCTGAAGGAGGGCCTGTGCCCGTTTGGCGAGCTGCTGGCACGGGTCGACGCCGTCCCCGGGCTGGCGCGAATCCGGTTTACGACCTCACACCCCAAGGACCTTTCCGAACCCCTGATCCAGGCCTTCGGTCGCCTGCCGAAACTCTGCAACCACATTCATCTGCCGGTCCAATCCGGTGCCGATCGGGTCCTCAAAAAAATGAACCGCCGCTACACCCGCGCCGAGTATCTCGACAAAGTGCAGCGCCTGCGGCAGATCCGGCCGGACATCGCCATCACCTCGGATTTCATCGTGGGCTTTCCCGGGGAGACCGCCGCCGATTTCGACCAGACCCTTGATCTGATCCGCCAGGTGGATTTCGACGGGGGCTTCGCCTTCATGTATTCGGATCGCCGCACGGCGCCGGCCGCCCGTTTTGCCGACAAGGTGCCGACGGCCGAAAAAAAACGGCGCCTGCAGGCCCTTCTGGCCCTTCAAGACCTGAACAGCAGCCGCAAAAACCAGTCCCTGATCGGCACCGTCCAGCGCATCCTGGTGGATGACGCCGCTCAAAAGCCGGGTGACGGCCCCCCTGGACCCCAGTGGGTGGGCCGCACCACCACCAACAGGATCGTCCACTTTTCCGCCGCCGACGGCCCAGCCGGCCTGGCGCCCATTTACCCCGGTCTGCTGCTCGACGTCCGGATCGAAAACGCCTTTGCACACTCGCTCAGAGGCCGCCCCCTGGAATGCCAAGCGCCCGCCGCCGGCGCAAAAGGAGAACAGAGCCATGCTGCATAAAGCCACCATCGCGGGTCTGACCATGGACCCGAACTCCAACACCCCGATCATCATCCTCAAGGTCGATGAGAGCGACAAGGCCGTACCCATCTGGATCGGTCTACTGGAAGCCACGGCGATTGCCTCAGCGCTTCAGAACATCGAATTTGAACGCCCCATGACCCATGACCTGCTCAAAAACCTGCTGCAAAAACTCAACTGCCAGGTCACCCGCGTGGAGGTCTGCGACCTGCGCGACAACACCTTCTACGCCAAAATCCACTACGTCACCGATGCGCAGACCTTCAGCATCGACTCGCGGCCGAGCGACGCCATCGCCATCGCCCTGCGCTTTCAGGCCCCCATTTTCGTGGACGACCGGGTGATTGAAAAATCGGCCACCGAAAGCGAGGGTGGCGAGCCCCTGGATAAAAGCGAGGAGGGGCAAAAGTGGGCCGATTATCTCAAAAACCTCTCCCCCGAGCATTTCGGCAAGTACAAGGTCTGAGGGTCCTTGGCAGATGAAGGTAATCCTGTTGATGGCCCAAACCCTGGACGGCAAGATCGGCCGCAACTCCGGCCATTTCCCCGATTGGACCGGCAAGGAGGACAAGCGCCTCTTTGTCCGCATCACCAAGGCCGCCGGCGTGCTGATCATGGGCTCCAAAACCTACGACACCATCGGCAGCCCCCTGCCCGGACGCAAGAATGTGGTGCTCACCCGCGACCCAAACCGCAAGTCCGATTCCCCCGAGCTGGTCTATACCGCCAAGCCCCCCCGCGAGGTGCTGGCCGATCTGCAAGCCGAAGGCTACACCACGGCGATTCTGGCCGGCGGCACTGTGATCAACACCGTGTTCGCCCGCGAAGGTCTGATCGACGAGATCATGTTAACCATCTGCCCCCTTTTTTTCGGCAGCGGCATCGCCCTTTTTTCCGGTGAGGTCCCCCTCAAGCTGCGCCTGCTCTCCGCCGAGATCCTGGGCAGCGACGCGATTTTGGCCCACTACGCGGTTGTACGATAGCGCCGGTCTCTGGCGATCTGCAGCCGCGGCGCGCACCCGAACCCCTTCGGACAAGCCTTTACCGCGGGCGGGATGCCCGCAAACCCAAAATACCAAAGCACATGGACCGCTAAAAAGAAAAAATCAGACAGTTTCGTAAAAAAGCCAAGTTTAAGGCGCGCAAATCTCAGCGGCGTGAGGCGTACTTATGTACGCCGCAGCGATTTCGAGATGCAGCGCAACGCGGAAATTGGGTTTTTTACGGAACTGTCCAAGCAGGAGACCCCCCGTCATGCTGATGACCACCGCACGCCAAGCCCTCGTCCACTACGGCCAACAACTTCTCACCAGCGGATTGACCACCGGCACCGGTGGCAACCTGAGCCTTTGCGAGCCGCAACAGTCGCGGGTGGCCATCACCCCCAGCGGCATCGCTTACGACCGCATGGTCCCCGAGGATATCGTGATTGTGGATCTGGCCGGAGAGGTGATCGAAGGCCACCGCACGCCCTCCAGTGAAGCGGGTTTTCACATCGCCCTCTACCGCAAACGGGCTGACGTGCGCGCCGTGGTACACACCCATTCGGTCTACGCCACCACCCTGGCCTGCCTGCACTGGGAAATCCCGGCAGTCCACTACCTGGTCGGGTTTTCAGGCCTCAAGGTGCCCCTGGCGCCGTATGCCACCTTTGGCAGCCGGGAACTGGCCGACAACCTGGCCGAGACCATCGCCGATTTCAACGCCGTTTTGATGGCCAACCACGGGCTGGTGACGGTGGGCGCGGACCTCCCCCAGGCTTTTGCGACCGCCGAGGAGATCGAATTCGTGGCGCGCCTTTACTACCAGACCCGTTTGGCGGGGGCCCCCAAAATTCTGCCGGAGGAGGAAATGGGGCGGGTGCTCAAAAAATTTG
This window contains:
- a CDS encoding ribonuclease Z encodes the protein MRPSFHPRLVNGPFDDPALFIPFLLQKRAFLFDLGDLHALAPREALKISHAFVSHTHMDHFIGFDHLLRLFLGREKHLCLFGPPGFLANVEGKLSGYTWNLVGHYTNRFVLEVSEVHPQALLTRRYRVQDGFRPGPVAERSPFDGTLLMEPGLTVTAAALDHRIPSLAFALQEQFHINIRRDRLEALGLTPGDWLQGFKKALFCRQDLASVFEVPSRFAGGRPRLFALGVLAAEIAVNSPGQKIAYVADAVYSPGNIEKILALATGADHLFIEAAFLDAERLKAREKFHLTARQAGEIAGRAGARQVTFFHFSPRYRSGEALTREARLAWRNWQAAEAS
- the recJ gene encoding single-stranded-DNA-specific exonuclease RecJ; its protein translation is MEKHWSVLSAEPRAVDRIAAAFDLDPIIATILVNRRLESEEAVHRFLNSGLDQLRPPHSLAGMSAAVERIVQAIHQGQRILVFGDYDVDGVTATVMLLEFLTQAGAEATYYIPHRVREGYGLQPAHVTEYARGRDIGLIVTVDCGSGSHAAVQAARSCGIGVVITDHHSVAPPYPEADAFVNPKRQDCGAGLEHLSGVGVAFYLAAALRQRLRAQGHWQGRPEPNLKTACDLVALGTVADVVPLQGENRVLTRAGLEMINHGRRLGLHALVESCSRDAGRLEAEDLAFKLAPRLNAAGRMAHARQAVSLLCADGAEDARRLAETLNNLNSSRQQIESQVFEEILRRLETDPAALSRRTLIVHGNGWPEGVLGIVAARLVRRFCMPAVVLSVRDGLAKGSARSLPGVDLAEGLATCQAHLETFGGHALAAGLSLKSCNIDRFAQALESVVTATTDCDLLRPQVQLDCELPLNAVTEALIDGLEILKPFGVGNLEPLFMARDVVVKSSQIVGRRHRRMVLQQSGPEAGSRLAAIQFNIDPQQRQPDFFPRMAYRLRWNRWNGSRTLQLLIEEI
- the miaB gene encoding tRNA (N6-isopentenyl adenosine(37)-C2)-methylthiotransferase MiaB, whose protein sequence is MKTKSLYIHTIGCQMNVYDAEKMAAGLQALHYLPAASAEEADLILLNTCAIREKAEQKVFSYLGRLAPLKSCNPRLIVAVGGCVAQQEGRRILERMPHVDLVFGTHAIGRLPALVDKIERERCRLADVAMTADFMETDPGTATVIPGGVTRFVTIMQGCDNYCTYCVVPYVRGREASRAPERIVAEIEALVAAGVREVTLLGQNVNSYGLKEGLCPFGELLARVDAVPGLARIRFTTSHPKDLSEPLIQAFGRLPKLCNHIHLPVQSGADRVLKKMNRRYTRAEYLDKVQRLRQIRPDIAITSDFIVGFPGETAADFDQTLDLIRQVDFDGGFAFMYSDRRTAPAARFADKVPTAEKKRRLQALLALQDLNSSRKNQSLIGTVQRILVDDAAQKPGDGPPGPQWVGRTTTNRIVHFSAADGPAGLAPIYPGLLLDVRIENAFAHSLRGRPLECQAPAAGAKGEQSHAA
- a CDS encoding bifunctional nuclease family protein; the protein is MLHKATIAGLTMDPNSNTPIIILKVDESDKAVPIWIGLLEATAIASALQNIEFERPMTHDLLKNLLQKLNCQVTRVEVCDLRDNTFYAKIHYVTDAQTFSIDSRPSDAIAIALRFQAPIFVDDRVIEKSATESEGGEPLDKSEEGQKWADYLKNLSPEHFGKYKV
- a CDS encoding L-fuculose-phosphate aldolase, whose product is MLMTTARQALVHYGQQLLTSGLTTGTGGNLSLCEPQQSRVAITPSGIAYDRMVPEDIVIVDLAGEVIEGHRTPSSEAGFHIALYRKRADVRAVVHTHSVYATTLACLHWEIPAVHYLVGFSGLKVPLAPYATFGSRELADNLAETIADFNAVLMANHGLVTVGADLPQAFATAEEIEFVARLYYQTRLAGAPKILPEEEMGRVLKKFETYGQRPPGGDTGAG
- a CDS encoding DUF4911 domain-containing protein; the protein is MTPLETTTRILRIDRRNIAFLKFVLEAYEGIAVLTTLERDSGTVRLAIAPGCEGEVAAVLNDLSPTIRMEPRETPAGAHGSVERSFAQPKRTR
- a CDS encoding dihydrofolate reductase family protein, encoding MKVILLMAQTLDGKIGRNSGHFPDWTGKEDKRLFVRITKAAGVLIMGSKTYDTIGSPLPGRKNVVLTRDPNRKSDSPELVYTAKPPREVLADLQAEGYTTAILAGGTVINTVFAREGLIDEIMLTICPLFFGSGIALFSGEVPLKLRLLSAEILGSDAILAHYAVVR